A segment of the Oncorhynchus tshawytscha isolate Ot180627B linkage group LG06, Otsh_v2.0, whole genome shotgun sequence genome:
GCACAAGACAAGGAAACACTGCCAGGTCTTGACCAGGGTCCAGCACAAGACAAGAAAATACTGCCAGGTCTTGACCAGGGTCCAGCACAAGACAAGGAAACACTGCCAGGTCATGACCAGGGTCCAGCACAAAATAAGGAAACGCTGCCAGGTCATGACCAGGGTCCAGCACAAGACAAGGAAACACTGCCTGGTCTAGAACAGGGTCTATCAAAAGACAAGGAGAGACCGCAAGGTCTAGACCAGGGTCCAGCACAAGACAAGGAAACACTGCATGGTTTTAAACAGGGACCAGCACAAGACCAGGCGAGTCGGAATTACTTCCATCAAGTCCAGGATCAGGGTCGTTCACTAGGCTCCAATAAATGCACAACAGAAGAACAGGATCCTTCCATAAAGGTCTCAGTCCAGGATGAGGATCCACCAGGGAACCAGGACTATCAATGTAATTTAGACCTGGAGCAATGCACAGCTCATAGCGCAGaacagggtgaaaacaggctgagTGGTGTGAACCAGGATCCAGTATATTTTGGTCCCACACAAGACCACAGCAGCCCTCATGACATCCCCATTCTGGTATCAGCTAGGAACCAGAACCAAACACAGGACTCAATCCATGATCTAGCTGGTGGAATGGATCTACCACACTGCACAGATCCAAATCCAACCCCAAAACAGGACCAAGAGAAGCTGCTTGGGACAGACCAGGAGCAGGCCCTAGTGGACCCAGACAGACGAGTTAACCCAAACCATGACCACACCACAGATGAGGCTTGTGGGGAAGATGCGGCAGGGGAACAAGGCGCCTGTATCCCAGCGGTGGTGATCACTCAGACAGAAGGGGTGAGTAAAGATACAATACCCGATGGAAAATAATAATATGCACTCATTGATATTCAtgggtttcaactgtactgttcCACACCACTCTAGACTAGAGCTCTGCCACATGGCTCACACTGCCAAATGtcttctcttcctcaaccccttTGTTTTCCCAACTCGCAGGTAGGCCTTTCTTCTCCGTATTTGTTCTTTGTTCTTTGTTTAAACGATGTCTCTGATCATGTTCAAAGCCCATCTTTTCTGACAGCTttttcctctctcacccctcctctctttatcctgTTTCATCGAACCATTTTTTATTTCTTCCACTGAAATCTGTTTCTCTATGTTCACATTGTACATGTTTTTTATAGGTTTAGGGTGGTAAATAAGGCGTTCTTGTCCTGGTTCCACACATCACAATGTTGATTAGAGATGATCTGAACTTCCTTCATAATATAGATGATTTTCCTACTGCAGCGGATTTTCTTATTCAAGCAAATGCTTTCACAAAACCCTCCTTAGTGAATAGGTTGTATGTGTTTAGGTAAGGACATCTCTCTGTCGTCCATTTCCTATCCGACCCTGCGTTTTCCATCTTGATTTAGTTTGCACTATTGTCTTTATACTACCTTCACCTGCCCTTCTGGCAATAACTCCACTttcaaaaataaaacaatattaaAGTAGGCCTACAAATGAGTCCAGGTCCGTTTCTTAAGTAGCTATTCAGCACAGTGGAACAGAATGTTTAAACCAAGCCGCACATACTGTAGTTATAGACTGTAAGATGCTATAATCAGAGGCGGAAGGATTCCGAGGGGGTAAACATGTGAGAATTGAACTCTCTTACAGCCAGCGCTCCTATGACAGAATCCATTTCCTGCTCTCATGTCCAGTGATCCAAACCGCCTCCAAATAAGTTCCCCTCACAGCCTCTCCCTCACACACGGCCGGCGGAGCCGAGGAGCACTTAAACCAAATTGACTATACCGATCTGAATTATGAAGATACCGATATCATGCATAAAGTTATTTACTCCTCTGAAGAATTGGAATAAGTAATTCCCTCAGATGGCGGTACGGGGGAACTAATATGAATGCAAATAGGGTTAGCCTCCTGTATTAGTGTCTGATAAACAATTTACAGGCCTCAGTGTTCACTGGGGAATACACACTCtcctggccacacacacacacacacacaaccccccccgcgcacaggaggagatggggaggatgccaatctggagagagagggtctgTTCCAGCATCCCCTTTCTTTAGACGTCCTTATCTCTATTAACCCCTTGAGCTTCTGGAATCATTACAACTAGATCAGACCACCCTGTTACATTTTAGCACAATGAACTATATAGCATGAAGTATAATTTAAGCATGAAATACACTagctatacaaaagtatgtggacaccccttcgtattagtggattcggctatttcagccacacccgttgctgacaggtctataaaatcaagcacacagccatgcattctccatagGAAATCTCcattagttctagtgaagggaaatcttaacgctacaacatacaattccattctagacgattccgtgcttccaactttgtagtaactgttttggggaaggccctttcctgtttcagcatgacaatgccccttgcacaaagcgaggtccagacagaaatggtttgtcgagatcagtgtggaagaacttgactggcctgcccagagccctgacctcaactccatcgaatcctttgggatgaaatggaacgccgactgtgagccaggcctaatcgcccaacatcagtgcccgacctctctAATGCTCTGAttgctgaatggaagtaagtccccacagcaatgttccaacatctaatggaaagccttcccagaagagtggaggctgttatagcagcaaatgagggaccaactccatattaatgcccatgattttggaattagatgttctacaagcagctgtccacatacttttggtcatgtagtgtatctacaGTTGTCATTTCTTTTGGATGTCCTTTTTACCGTAGGTATTCCTCCCATTTCCCATGGTATTTGGCCATTTTGTCTTtagtgatttttgttgttgttgtccgaATTAAGTCATTTTTGTCTTACAGCTGCCTCCTCCTGCTTTCAATGTTAAAGAGTGACTTCCTTTAAATAGAAACAAAAAGGAATCCCTTTGAAAATGGCCTCTGTGGCAGTGTCAACATTTAGTGCAAATAGGATAATTTTGATCATGAAGTCAGTTTTGTCTAAAATAGAGTTTGGAACATCTGTGAATCACAGTGGGTAAATTAAGGTTGGGTTTGGATTTGATGTTGTCCATTTGCCCACTAGCATGCAATAGCatggacagtgagacagacctgcccagcagctccGACAACACGtcgcacatttttttttttacttcagaaatactgcaccaaacaccattagttagatgtaaaattagGCAACTAAAACATCCTCAGCAAAAACATCAAAATGAACAAAGTTGTCTTAGATTCCTTCTGGggattttgaggaagtgaaatCGGTTTCCACGTCTACAgtgtctcatgggggacaaacatcattaaccaaacgcagaatcggtcaggaaacacacctccaagactgaaTTCTCGTATTAAATACACACTTGCCAATCGGCGTATTCGGTGGCTCTTTAAAAAGAATCATCCACATTTTCAGCTCATCGACTTCCTTAAGGTTTGGTTAAAGTGAAAAATAGTGTTTGGAATGCCATAACGTTAGACATATGCTTGGTGAAGTGTGTGATTTGTTTTTACGGCAACATTGAAAAAAGTCTCAATTTGGAACTTTTTAAGACTCATGAAGGAGATTAACAGAGCAACCACATTTTGAGCAAATAAATAGTGTAAGCCGGGGTAAAGACTGATTTTCCATGGACACTGTGACTTCAGATATGACTCAACGTTTAATTACTCAACTTCTGTGGGACAAATCAAATATAAGGAGAAATCATATGAGCAGATAGCTAGCAACTGCTATGGCACCAAACCCTAATCCGAAGAGATCTCCCAGTACCCCTGATCTTTATACCCAGAGCAATAGCATCTGATTTCACAATAAATGTAATTCAATTATGGTCCCACAATAGTACTACAAGTGTGAGCCATACAAAACAGTGTCAACATACATTTCGACAACAGAGGGGATTAGCAATAGCCCTGCGATTGACATTTAGTTGTCGGAGTTCTCTTCCCTTTTTGTGCTGCTGGCTGTCAAGGCACCGCAAATCACTGCTCTCCTTCTATTGCCTTTGATTGGGCGACATCGTGTACGTCATCTCCTTCCCCTCCTTTTGCCTCTTCATCTCCATACTGCCCTTCACATCTATGGTTTCTTACTGCCTTCACACTTCATTTGCGTGTCCTTGTTAATGGTCTATGTGGTGCTATTTGTGTAATAGAGAAACATTGATGTGTATTGTTCGTCAGTCACTGTACCAATTAGACTCCCCCCTCGTGTCATATATGTAGAAATGTCTCCCATCTTGTTTCTGTTGGCGTTTGTCTTCCCAATTCAAACCCACTTGATCATTTACATGCTCTCAGTTGTGAATTAAAAATAATTGTTGTACATGACGACAACTCGTATCTTCACCACAGATTTCCACAGAAAAGTTCACCAGCGTTACTCTTTAACAGTAGGAGGAtaacattgtgtttgtgtgcctggtCATTACCTGCCATGAAAACTAAATAAGCAAATGGTGAGTACTAtaactctctcgctctttcaccAAATGTGGATTTTATATCACTGTATTgtactagctacagtatatccctatatatccctaGTTGAAACTCAGAAGGGCCAAGCTTTTAAACCCAGCTTTGTTGTATGCTCCCTACCAGCAGCCTGGAAAATACTTGTTTTTCCTGACTTTTAATCTGACTATTAGATCTGAATTACAATGCAGACAGACGCCAGTCTATTACATGGTGTCTCTTTTCAAATGGTGTCATAGCTATGGAACGCAGTAACACTCGAGCATTTAGACATACTGTAATTAACTGAAATCAAACTGATTGGAGCAGTATCCTCTATAATGCCAATTTTAGTGCATTTTACGCCGTGATTGAACAAGGAATCTGTGTAAAGTgtcaatgcgtgtgtgtgtatgctacaGACTCGTCTGGATAATTAGCTCTCGAGGGATGACAGTCGGAACAGTTAAAGGACAATCATAGCACTATGGGATGTTAAactgctgcctgctgcctttGTCTTTTACTGCGACCTAATTGTTTTCTACAGGCCAGGCAGGTGCTTCACTTTGTAGCTTCACAGGAATGAGAGACTTTCACGCAAGCAGACGGACTGATATTTTGTGGAGTTGTAAACACTCTCTCATATGATAATTCAGTGGCACACAAAAGCACATTTGAAAGACAGGTCTCTTATTGGAATTGATGGGGGTAGATCGTATCGTGCTGAGTGCCGACAGTGGGTTTCTCTCTCCATTGTTTGTTTTTGGTAAATTAGTTTTGCATTCATTCAAGACAAACACAATTGTGTGGAGCAAGAGATGATTAATTCAGATTTGCATAGCCTAGCATCTGGAATTTAAGTTAATATTACAATGACTTCAAGATATCTGAGCAGGATTAGAATAGAAGATATTGGCCTACATATTATGTCTGCAAAACAGCCCTTGAAGTTCAC
Coding sequences within it:
- the LOC112252632 gene encoding uncharacterized protein LOC112252632 isoform X1; the encoded protein is MDGKSRRSEHHQQPMTPRQFQDWRNSLGKISAPDQDRLNLQGLDQGPAQDKETLPGLDQGPAQDKKILPGLDQGPAQDKETLPGHDQGPAQNKETLPGHDQGPAQDKETLPGLEQGLSKDKERPQGLDQGPAQDKETLHGFKQGPAQDQASRNYFHQVQDQGRSLGSNKCTTEEQDPSIKVSVQDEDPPGNQDYQCNLDLEQCTAHSAEQGENRLSGVNQDPVYFGPTQDHSSPHDIPILVSARNQNQTQDSIHDLAGGMDLPHCTDPNPTPKQDQEKLLGTDQEQALVDPDRRVNPNHDHTTDEACGEDAAGEQGACIPAVVITQTEGSRGPVVNQGGETAPEVTERVEAGPLCPQTPAERPEIPTGPERPQELAIAAMIPVTTLDLSPSPLSADLSPSLIEGGDLLACCDLLSLKSDTVSLARSEGYVQEEDTRSVAASSVMSVFPRIQLDPLEKDWLRSCALGNTAALRQLLTQDPSLASKKDFITVSSFQYFSYHPPFLFSWP